Proteins encoded by one window of Ulvibacter sp. MAR_2010_11:
- a CDS encoding glutaminyl-peptide cyclotransferase, whose translation MKIYKQVIVTALVILSVGCGNKPEKDSDLFAIEIKEGKKAFTVSDVPMVSIKSKKNKAIEAVKYTLDGLEIASVNGNKETSVNLSEKKLGIRTIEATITSEGNTYSISKNITLLASTTPKLYTYTILEIYPHDIEAYTQGLEFHNDTLYESTGQYKESTLRKTNYTTGSILKKVALQDQYFAEGLTIVNDKIFQLTWRENTGFIYDLRTMDKKGSFVYGESKEGWGLCNNGSVIFKSDGTEKIWTLNAETLAEEGYIEMYTNTSKIPKVNELEWVDGKIYANIYQQGAIAIVNPENGAVEGVIDLTSLKDKVTQHDALDVLNGIAYKGEKNILYVTGKNWDRLFKIQIIEK comes from the coding sequence ATGAAAATATATAAACAGGTAATTGTGACCGCATTAGTGATACTAAGTGTTGGTTGTGGAAATAAACCCGAAAAGGATTCCGATTTGTTTGCAATCGAAATAAAAGAAGGAAAGAAGGCATTTACGGTTTCGGATGTACCCATGGTTTCCATAAAAAGCAAGAAAAACAAGGCGATCGAAGCTGTAAAATATACACTGGATGGTTTGGAAATTGCTTCAGTAAACGGAAATAAAGAAACCTCAGTAAATCTTTCAGAAAAAAAACTGGGAATTAGAACGATCGAAGCTACTATCACTTCGGAAGGAAACACCTATAGCATTTCAAAAAACATTACGCTGCTCGCCTCCACTACTCCTAAACTATACACTTATACTATTCTCGAAATCTATCCGCACGACATCGAAGCCTATACGCAAGGACTCGAATTTCATAATGACACGCTTTACGAAAGCACGGGGCAATACAAAGAATCGACCCTTCGGAAAACCAATTACACTACCGGAAGCATCCTTAAAAAAGTCGCATTGCAGGATCAGTATTTTGCGGAAGGACTCACTATTGTAAACGATAAAATTTTTCAGCTTACATGGCGTGAGAACACCGGCTTTATCTACGATCTAAGGACCATGGATAAAAAAGGCAGCTTTGTGTATGGCGAAAGCAAAGAAGGCTGGGGCTTGTGTAACAACGGTTCGGTAATCTTTAAAAGCGATGGCACCGAAAAAATTTGGACTCTGAATGCTGAAACGCTTGCCGAGGAAGGATATATTGAGATGTATACCAACACCAGCAAAATCCCGAAAGTAAACGAGCTGGAATGGGTTGACGGAAAAATTTACGCCAATATTTACCAACAAGGCGCTATTGCTATTGTAAACCCTGAAAACGGAGCGGTGGAAGGCGTCATTGACCTTACCAGCCTTAAAGACAAGGTAACCCAACATGACGCATTGGATGTATTAAATGGTATTGCCTACAAAGGTGAAAAGAACATTTTGTATGTTACCGGAAAAAATTGGGACAGACTTTTTAAGATTCAGATTATTGAAAAATAA
- a CDS encoding cold-shock protein: MQTGTVKFFNDSKGFGFITEDDTNKEHFVHISGLIDEIREDDKVEFELKEGKKGLNAVNVRVL; the protein is encoded by the coding sequence ATGCAAACAGGCACAGTAAAGTTCTTCAACGATTCCAAAGGATTTGGTTTTATCACTGAAGACGACACAAACAAAGAACATTTTGTACACATTTCAGGTTTGATCGATGAGATCCGTGAAGATGACAAAGTAGAATTTGAACTTAAAGAAGGTAAAAAAGGATTAAACGCAGTAAACGTAAGAGTACTATAA
- a CDS encoding FG-GAP-like repeat-containing protein, translating into MGNLYKTIFFIFTYFSVSHAQIQFSEQSAALGCGNSTYGVGTLGGGISFFDFDNDGWDDISVTSEEGLPLRFFKNTGGAFTQVTFNFPDQLAESKTVQWVDFDNDGDYDLFTVSNTHAYRLYENDGTMNFTDISPTAGLAIPDYSAWGGSWGDYNNDGWLDLFISSRDINNTDIHNRLYRNNGDATFTDITEAAGISTDDFLTFCSVFFDYNNDGWQDIYLANDRSFNLNILYENNGDGTFSDVSAASGADIGISAMSNTIGDFNKDGWLDIYITNLPDGNVFLKNNGDGTFTDIAETNGTLMESYAWGAVFLDAENDSDLDLYVSSLFTDAQTQYLTAAFYENNGSGMYSIPENAGFENDAARSYSNAIGDVNRDGYPDITVLNFQPDDIYLWKNETPHTNNWIKVKLRGTESNRQGIGSWIEISVNGEKQYNYTLCGEGYIGQNSVYEFFGIGTATTIDYIKVTWLSGIVDIINNPDINIHATIIEGTNELATEDFQKQENSIIIYPNPVNGIVSIQLKEELSNSTLSVTDMLGRLLFTKKVSSISETINMEQYGSGMYFFVFDNGLAKITKKIIVK; encoded by the coding sequence ATGGGAAATTTGTACAAGACCATTTTTTTTATTTTCACTTATTTTTCAGTGTCGCACGCTCAAATTCAGTTTAGCGAGCAATCTGCAGCCTTAGGTTGTGGCAATTCGACTTACGGAGTTGGTACGCTGGGAGGAGGAATCTCATTTTTCGATTTCGACAACGATGGTTGGGATGATATTTCCGTAACATCAGAAGAAGGATTACCACTTCGTTTTTTTAAGAATACCGGGGGTGCTTTTACGCAAGTCACATTCAATTTCCCGGATCAGCTTGCTGAAAGCAAAACCGTTCAATGGGTGGATTTCGATAACGATGGAGATTACGACCTATTTACGGTAAGCAATACTCATGCCTACCGATTGTATGAGAATGACGGCACCATGAACTTTACCGATATATCTCCAACGGCAGGACTTGCAATTCCCGATTACAGTGCCTGGGGCGGATCCTGGGGTGATTATAACAACGACGGATGGCTGGATTTGTTTATCAGTTCCCGGGATATTAATAACACCGATATTCACAATAGATTGTATCGCAATAACGGCGATGCAACCTTTACCGATATTACCGAAGCCGCGGGGATATCTACAGACGATTTTCTAACTTTCTGCTCGGTTTTTTTCGATTATAACAACGATGGCTGGCAGGATATTTATTTGGCCAACGACCGTTCGTTTAATTTGAATATTTTATATGAAAACAATGGTGACGGAACTTTTAGTGATGTAAGTGCGGCATCGGGGGCAGATATTGGGATTTCAGCAATGTCCAATACCATAGGGGATTTTAATAAAGACGGCTGGTTGGATATTTATATTACTAATTTACCCGACGGAAATGTTTTTCTGAAAAATAACGGCGACGGAACTTTTACAGATATCGCCGAAACTAACGGAACGTTAATGGAATCGTATGCCTGGGGTGCTGTCTTTTTGGATGCCGAAAATGATAGCGATCTCGATTTGTATGTGAGTAGTTTATTTACCGATGCACAAACGCAATATTTAACTGCTGCTTTTTACGAAAATAACGGTTCCGGAATGTACAGTATCCCGGAAAATGCCGGATTTGAAAACGATGCGGCGCGCAGCTATTCTAACGCTATAGGGGATGTTAACAGAGACGGCTATCCCGATATAACAGTGCTTAATTTTCAACCGGACGATATTTATTTGTGGAAAAATGAAACTCCTCACACCAATAACTGGATTAAGGTAAAACTCCGCGGCACCGAAAGTAATCGACAGGGCATAGGTTCCTGGATTGAAATTTCGGTCAACGGGGAAAAACAGTACAATTATACCTTATGCGGAGAAGGATATATAGGGCAGAATTCGGTCTACGAATTCTTCGGAATAGGAACAGCAACCACCATAGATTATATTAAAGTGACCTGGTTGAGCGGAATTGTCGATATTATAAACAATCCCGACATAAATATTCACGCCACTATTATTGAAGGAACTAATGAATTGGCAACGGAAGATTTTCAGAAGCAAGAAAATAGTATAATTATCTATCCAAATCCGGTAAATGGAATTGTTTCCATTCAACTAAAAGAGGAACTTTCAAATAGCACATTGAGTGTTACCGACATGCTGGGAAGATTGCTATTTACCAAGAAAGTGAGCTCAATTTCAGAAACAATCAATATGGAACAATATGGTTCTGGCATGTATTTCTTTGTTTTTGATAACGGGTTGGCAAAAATCACCAAAAAAATTATCGTAAAGTAG
- a CDS encoding GNAT family N-acetyltransferase has product MRITTERLLLRRFTLLDAAFIYKLMNSPGWLQYIGDRNISSVKDAENYIEKHYLSSYETSGFGAFIVELKETGTAIGSSGLYKRDYLEHPDIGFAFLPEYSGKGYAFEAASATLEFARNTLKMHTFLAITLPENKDSIKLLNKLGLRAIDKVTMKDEDEELLLFSTAF; this is encoded by the coding sequence ATGAGAATTACCACAGAACGGTTATTGTTAAGAAGATTTACGCTTCTGGACGCAGCATTCATATATAAATTAATGAACAGTCCGGGTTGGCTGCAATATATTGGTGACCGAAACATCTCTTCGGTTAAAGACGCCGAAAATTACATCGAAAAACACTATCTGAGCAGTTATGAAACCAGTGGTTTTGGAGCGTTTATAGTTGAATTAAAGGAAACAGGAACTGCAATTGGTTCTTCCGGATTATACAAACGTGACTACTTGGAACATCCGGACATCGGATTTGCCTTTCTTCCCGAATATTCCGGGAAAGGCTATGCGTTTGAAGCAGCTTCCGCAACGCTGGAATTTGCGAGGAATACTTTGAAAATGCATACTTTTTTAGCAATTACGCTGCCCGAAAATAAGGACTCCATCAAATTGCTCAACAAATTAGGGCTACGTGCCATTGATAAAGTGACGATGAAAGATGAAGATGAAGAGTTGTTGCTTTTTTCCACAGCCTTTTAA
- the glyA gene encoding serine hydroxymethyltransferase — MQRDEQIFELIEAEKQRQINGLELIASENFVSDQVMEAAGSVLTNKYAEGYPGKRYYGGCEVVDEVEQIAIDRAKTLFGAEYANVQPHSGSQANTAVFAACLEPGDKFLGFDLSHGGHLTHGSPVNFSGKLYNPVFYGVEEATGMLDYDKIEAIAVREKPKMILAGASAYSREIDYKRFREIADKVGAILFADIAHPAGLIAKGIISDPIPHCHVVTTTTHKTLRGPRGGMILMGKDFDNPFGITLKNGSLRKMSSLLDSGIFPGNQGGPLEHIIAAKAIAFGEALTDDFLHYMIQVKKNASVMAKAFMDKGYKVISGGTDNHMMLIDLRNKNLSGKEAEEALGKADITVNKNMVPFDDKSPFVTSGIRVGTAAVTTRGLLEKDMLQIVDMMDEAIVNFQDDTKLEAISEKVHHMMAGKPLFKK; from the coding sequence ATGCAACGCGACGAACAGATTTTTGAACTAATTGAAGCCGAAAAACAACGTCAAATCAACGGACTGGAATTAATTGCTTCCGAAAATTTTGTGAGTGACCAGGTTATGGAAGCCGCAGGGTCTGTTTTAACAAATAAATACGCCGAAGGATATCCCGGAAAACGCTATTATGGGGGTTGCGAGGTGGTAGATGAGGTAGAACAAATTGCGATAGACAGAGCCAAAACCTTATTTGGTGCCGAATATGCCAACGTACAGCCGCATAGTGGCTCACAGGCAAATACCGCAGTGTTTGCAGCCTGTTTAGAGCCGGGAGATAAATTTTTAGGTTTCGATTTGTCGCATGGAGGACATTTAACTCACGGTTCTCCTGTGAACTTTTCAGGAAAATTGTACAATCCGGTATTTTACGGAGTTGAAGAAGCGACAGGAATGTTGGATTACGACAAAATTGAAGCCATTGCCGTACGAGAAAAACCCAAAATGATCTTGGCGGGAGCTTCGGCATATTCCAGAGAGATAGATTACAAACGCTTTCGTGAAATAGCCGATAAAGTGGGTGCTATTTTATTTGCAGATATCGCGCATCCGGCAGGATTGATTGCAAAAGGAATTATAAGTGATCCCATTCCGCATTGTCATGTAGTAACAACAACTACTCATAAAACCTTGCGTGGCCCGCGAGGAGGAATGATATTAATGGGAAAGGATTTTGACAATCCGTTTGGAATTACCCTTAAAAACGGGAGTCTTAGAAAAATGTCTTCCTTATTGGACAGTGGTATTTTTCCCGGGAATCAAGGCGGACCTTTAGAACACATCATTGCAGCCAAGGCGATTGCATTTGGCGAGGCACTAACCGACGACTTTTTACATTATATGATTCAGGTGAAGAAAAATGCTTCAGTAATGGCAAAGGCATTTATGGATAAGGGTTATAAGGTAATCTCGGGGGGGACGGACAATCATATGATGCTTATTGACCTTCGGAATAAAAATTTAAGCGGAAAGGAAGCCGAAGAGGCGCTTGGAAAAGCCGATATCACCGTGAATAAAAATATGGTGCCATTTGATGATAAATCGCCGTTTGTAACCAGCGGAATTAGAGTAGGGACGGCTGCAGTTACTACAAGAGGATTGCTTGAAAAGGACATGCTTCAGATTGTTGATATGATGGATGAAGCCATCGTCAATTTCCAGGATGATACCAAACTGGAAGCTATTTCGGAAAAAGTACATCACATGATGGCCGGAAAGCCTCTTTTCAAAAAGTAA
- the fahA gene encoding fumarylacetoacetase produces MPLTANDPTRKTWLDVPENTDFPIQNIPFGVFLTRDDIITIGTRIGDYAIDLGALHQLGYFKGIDLTDDIFLQDSLNDFIADGRKTWRLVRNRISDVFLAGNSALRDNEEHRKKILFTLDEIEMQLPVDVGDYTDFYASKEHAFNVGSLFRDPENALLPNWLHIPIGYHGRSSSIIPSGTPIRRPVGQTKPGDYAIPGFGPSKLLDFELEMAFITTDANDLGKRVPIAEAESYIFGLVLFNDWSARDIQAWEYVPLGPFLGKSFASTISPWIVTLDALDGFRAEGPVQIPEPLPYLKQGKKKNYDIKLEASIQPEGGEETVVTRSNFKYMYWSMAQQLTHHTVNGCNLRSGDMMGSGTISGPTKDSYGSMLELTWKGKNPIKLNDGSERKFINDNDTVILRAYCQNEKVRIGFGECSGKVLPAHPL; encoded by the coding sequence ATGCCTTTAACTGCCAACGACCCCACACGAAAAACTTGGCTTGATGTGCCCGAGAATACCGATTTTCCCATTCAGAATATACCTTTTGGCGTATTCCTAACCAGGGATGATATTATTACCATTGGAACCCGAATTGGCGATTACGCTATCGATCTGGGAGCATTGCATCAACTGGGATATTTTAAAGGAATCGACCTTACCGATGATATTTTTCTACAAGATAGTTTGAACGATTTTATAGCCGACGGAAGAAAAACCTGGCGCTTGGTCCGCAATCGAATTTCGGATGTATTTTTAGCCGGAAACAGTGCGTTAAGAGATAATGAAGAACATCGAAAGAAAATATTGTTCACCTTAGATGAAATTGAAATGCAACTTCCGGTGGATGTTGGTGATTACACCGATTTCTACGCGAGTAAGGAGCATGCCTTTAATGTAGGCTCGTTATTTCGTGACCCCGAAAATGCATTATTACCCAACTGGCTGCATATACCCATTGGTTATCACGGAAGAAGTTCGTCTATTATTCCGTCGGGAACACCCATTAGAAGACCTGTTGGACAAACCAAACCGGGTGACTATGCCATTCCCGGATTTGGACCCTCCAAATTGTTGGATTTCGAACTGGAAATGGCCTTTATCACCACTGATGCAAACGATTTGGGAAAACGAGTTCCTATTGCCGAGGCCGAAAGTTATATCTTCGGATTGGTCTTGTTTAACGACTGGAGCGCCCGCGATATTCAGGCCTGGGAGTATGTTCCATTAGGTCCGTTTTTAGGTAAAAGTTTTGCCTCTACCATTTCACCATGGATTGTTACTTTAGATGCCTTAGATGGTTTTAGAGCCGAAGGTCCGGTGCAAATTCCGGAACCACTTCCCTATTTAAAGCAAGGCAAAAAGAAAAATTACGATATTAAATTGGAAGCTTCTATCCAGCCCGAAGGCGGAGAAGAAACTGTAGTAACGCGATCCAATTTTAAATATATGTATTGGTCCATGGCACAACAGCTTACGCACCATACGGTGAATGGTTGTAATCTGCGAAGTGGTGATATGATGGGTAGCGGAACCATTTCGGGACCTACAAAAGATTCGTACGGCTCTATGCTCGAACTTACCTGGAAGGGTAAGAATCCTATTAAGTTAAATGACGGTAGCGAGCGTAAATTCATCAACGATAACGATACCGTAATTCTAAGAGCCTATTGCCAGAATGAAAAAGTACGTATTGGGTTTGGAGAATGCAGCGGCAAAGTGCTTCCAGCCCACCCTTTATAA
- the ytxJ gene encoding bacillithiol system redox-active protein YtxJ translates to MGLFERFKSKNEGVKTQEVEVPWHALTSLSQLEEIEKESLCTPVAIFKHSTRCGISRMVLRQFESNYSPEAEKVKLYFLDLLDHRDVSDEVGYKFQVMHQSPQLLIIKNGNTVHHASHHNIDVSDLEKYT, encoded by the coding sequence ATGGGATTATTCGAAAGATTTAAATCAAAAAATGAAGGAGTAAAAACACAGGAAGTTGAAGTACCATGGCACGCACTCACTTCTTTGAGTCAGTTGGAAGAAATTGAAAAGGAATCACTTTGCACACCTGTGGCTATCTTTAAACATTCAACACGCTGCGGTATTAGCCGAATGGTATTACGACAATTTGAAAGCAACTATTCCCCTGAAGCCGAAAAAGTAAAATTGTACTTTCTGGATCTACTGGATCATCGCGATGTTTCCGATGAGGTAGGCTATAAATTTCAGGTGATGCATCAAAGTCCGCAGTTACTCATTATAAAAAACGGTAATACCGTACATCACGCTTCACATCATAATATTGATGTTTCGGACCTGGAAAAGTATACTTAA
- the clpB gene encoding ATP-dependent chaperone ClpB: MNFNNYTIKSQEAIQQAQLLAQSFGNQQIENEHLFKAMLEVDENVTPFLLKKLNVNIGMLEQILDKQLESFPKVSGGDIMLSREAGKTVNEGSIIAKKMGDEYVSIEHLLLAIFASKSSISQTLKDQGVTEKGLKSAISELRKGDSVTSQSAEETYNALNKYARNLNQLARDGKLDPVIGRDEEIRRILQILTRRTKNNPMLVGEPGTGKTAIAEGLAHRIVDGDVPENLKSKEVYSLDMGALIAGAKYKGEFEERLKAVIKEVTSSDGDIVLFIDEIHTLVGAGGGQGAMDAANILKPALARGDLRAIGATTLDEYQKYFEKDKALERRFQKVMVNEPDTESAISILRGIKEKYETHHKVRIKDEAIIAAVELSQRYITNRFLPDKAIDLMDEAASKLRMEINSKPEELDVLDRKIMQLEIEIEAIKREKDESKLKALRADLANLKEERNEINAKWKSEKEVVDTVQQLKTEIEEYKLEAERAEREGDFGKVAELRYGKIKEAQEKLSALETQLAENENGTSLIKEEVTNEDIAEVVAKWTGIPVTKMLQSDRDKLLSLEAELHKRVVGQEEAIVAVSDAIRRSRAGLQDAKRPIGSFLFLGTTGVGKTELAKALAEYLFDDENAMTRIDMSEYQERHSVSRLVGAPPGYVGYDEGGQLTEAVRRKPYSVVLLDEIEKAHPDTFNILLQVLDEGRLTDNKGRVADFKNTIIIMTSNMGSDIIQQRFETLKDPESAMESAKVEVLGLLKQTVRPEFLNRIDDIIMFTPLTKSDIQKIVGLQLKGVTKMLLKQNITLDATQEAIAYLSERGFDPQYGARPVKRVIQKEVLNALSKEILSGKISTDSIILLDSFNEALVFRNQSDLVKSKK; encoded by the coding sequence ATGAATTTTAATAATTATACCATAAAATCACAAGAAGCCATTCAGCAAGCACAGTTGCTTGCACAAAGCTTCGGAAATCAACAAATAGAGAATGAGCATCTCTTTAAAGCCATGCTTGAAGTTGATGAGAATGTTACTCCGTTCCTGTTAAAGAAACTCAATGTGAATATTGGGATGCTGGAACAAATACTCGACAAGCAATTGGAGAGCTTTCCGAAAGTTTCGGGAGGCGACATAATGCTTTCACGCGAAGCCGGAAAAACGGTGAATGAAGGGTCCATTATTGCAAAAAAGATGGGAGACGAATATGTTTCCATAGAACATTTGTTATTGGCCATTTTCGCTTCAAAAAGTAGTATTTCACAGACGCTAAAAGATCAGGGTGTCACTGAAAAGGGACTTAAAAGTGCGATTAGTGAGTTGCGCAAAGGAGATTCGGTTACCTCACAGAGTGCCGAGGAAACCTACAACGCCTTGAATAAATACGCACGAAATTTGAATCAGTTGGCACGTGACGGAAAATTAGATCCTGTTATTGGTCGGGATGAGGAAATACGAAGAATTTTGCAAATCCTTACCCGAAGAACAAAAAACAATCCGATGTTGGTAGGAGAACCCGGAACAGGAAAGACCGCTATTGCTGAAGGCCTCGCCCACCGAATTGTCGACGGCGATGTTCCTGAAAACTTGAAAAGCAAAGAGGTCTATTCGTTAGACATGGGTGCGCTTATTGCCGGAGCCAAATACAAGGGAGAATTTGAGGAACGGCTCAAAGCCGTCATCAAAGAAGTTACTTCCAGTGATGGCGATATTGTCCTGTTTATTGATGAAATACATACGCTCGTGGGTGCCGGTGGCGGTCAAGGCGCCATGGATGCGGCAAATATTTTAAAGCCTGCCCTGGCTCGTGGAGATTTACGCGCCATTGGAGCAACTACTTTGGACGAATACCAGAAGTATTTCGAAAAGGATAAGGCACTGGAACGACGTTTCCAAAAAGTAATGGTGAACGAACCCGATACCGAAAGTGCCATTTCTATTTTACGCGGAATCAAGGAAAAATATGAAACACACCATAAGGTTCGTATTAAAGATGAGGCGATTATTGCCGCGGTAGAATTGTCACAGCGCTATATCACCAACCGATTTTTACCCGATAAGGCTATTGACCTCATGGATGAAGCGGCTTCGAAGTTGCGTATGGAGATAAATAGCAAGCCGGAAGAGCTGGATGTACTGGACAGAAAGATCATGCAACTGGAGATTGAAATTGAAGCGATAAAACGTGAAAAAGATGAATCCAAATTAAAAGCACTGCGGGCCGATCTTGCCAATTTAAAGGAAGAACGCAACGAAATTAATGCAAAGTGGAAGAGTGAAAAAGAAGTTGTTGATACCGTTCAACAGTTAAAAACTGAAATTGAAGAATACAAACTGGAAGCCGAACGTGCCGAACGGGAAGGCGATTTTGGAAAAGTAGCCGAATTACGCTACGGAAAGATTAAAGAAGCTCAGGAAAAGCTTTCGGCTTTGGAAACGCAATTGGCAGAGAATGAAAACGGGACTTCTTTAATAAAAGAAGAAGTTACTAATGAAGACATCGCTGAAGTTGTGGCCAAATGGACCGGAATTCCCGTAACAAAAATGCTGCAGAGTGATCGTGATAAGTTGTTAAGTCTCGAAGCGGAATTACATAAACGTGTAGTGGGCCAAGAAGAAGCTATTGTGGCGGTAAGTGACGCCATTCGTCGAAGCAGAGCCGGTTTACAGGATGCCAAACGTCCTATTGGATCGTTTCTATTTCTGGGAACCACGGGAGTTGGTAAGACCGAGTTGGCAAAGGCGTTAGCCGAATATCTATTCGACGATGAAAATGCCATGACCCGAATCGATATGAGTGAATATCAGGAGCGTCACAGTGTGAGCAGATTGGTAGGAGCACCTCCGGGATATGTGGGATACGATGAAGGCGGACAATTAACTGAAGCTGTGAGAAGAAAACCGTATTCGGTAGTGTTGCTGGACGAAATTGAAAAGGCACATCCCGATACGTTTAATATCTTATTACAGGTTTTAGACGAAGGAAGGTTGACAGATAATAAAGGGCGTGTAGCCGATTTCAAGAATACCATTATCATTATGACCAGTAATATGGGAAGTGATATCATTCAGCAGCGATTTGAAACGCTGAAAGACCCCGAATCGGCCATGGAAAGTGCCAAAGTAGAAGTATTAGGACTATTAAAGCAAACCGTACGACCCGAATTCTTAAATCGAATCGACGACATAATTATGTTTACGCCTTTGACCAAGAGCGATATTCAGAAAATTGTCGGTTTACAATTGAAGGGTGTAACCAAAATGCTGTTAAAACAAAACATCACTTTGGATGCAACACAGGAAGCTATAGCATATCTTTCGGAAAGAGGCTTCGACCCTCAATACGGAGCGCGACCTGTAAAACGGGTGATTCAGAAAGAAGTATTGAATGCCCTTTCTAAAGAAATCCTTTCAGGAAAGATAAGCACCGATAGTATCATTTTGCTGGACAGTTTTAATGAAGCGCTTGTTTTCAGAAATCAAAGTGATCTTGTAAAGAGTAAAAAGTAA
- a CDS encoding TetR/AcrR family transcriptional regulator encodes MRSKAELTSLYIIEKVAPVFNKKGYAATSMADISEVTGLSKGAIYGNFENKEAIAIAAFHKNVNDLLKKIAKHQEQSNSPLQKLFLITDFYRTYKDYSTELGGCPILNIGVDANQQNTKLLQQVQLVISKTQNNVAKLVEWGKENGEIKATTESEKFAKHLYTRIQGAVFMSYTMNDNSYLVETANELDTYITTNLKA; translated from the coding sequence ATGCGTTCCAAAGCCGAACTTACCAGTCTGTATATCATCGAAAAGGTAGCACCCGTTTTCAATAAGAAGGGATATGCTGCCACTTCTATGGCAGATATTTCGGAAGTAACCGGTCTCTCCAAAGGTGCTATCTACGGTAATTTTGAAAATAAAGAAGCAATAGCCATCGCGGCATTTCATAAAAACGTAAACGATCTTTTAAAGAAAATTGCAAAACATCAAGAGCAGAGTAATTCACCGCTTCAGAAGTTATTTTTAATTACCGATTTTTACCGAACCTACAAAGATTACAGTACAGAGCTTGGAGGCTGTCCTATCCTGAACATAGGCGTAGATGCAAATCAGCAGAATACCAAACTTTTACAACAGGTACAATTGGTGATTAGCAAAACACAAAACAACGTTGCAAAACTAGTAGAATGGGGGAAAGAAAATGGAGAAATAAAGGCAACAACCGAGTCTGAAAAATTTGCCAAGCATCTCTACACTCGTATTCAGGGAGCGGTATTTATGAGTTATACCATGAACGACAATTCCTATCTCGTGGAAACGGCTAATGAACTGGATACTTATATTACCACAAACCTAAAAGCATAA
- a CDS encoding thioesterase family protein, translating to MNTLPKILESKSVIRFQHCDPFNHLNNSEYLNYMVNAREDQLIANYEIDIYKMGREEGKSWVVGSNQIAYLRPAWLMETVVIESQMLSYSETSIQVELRMYNATKTELKSVMWSTYVHFNLLKQRKEIHSEDFMQLFENVVTPTEEATFEARISSLKSQKITTS from the coding sequence ATGAACACATTACCAAAAATTTTAGAAAGCAAGTCTGTTATAAGATTTCAACATTGCGACCCATTTAACCATTTAAACAATTCGGAATATTTGAATTATATGGTTAATGCCCGTGAAGATCAGTTAATCGCTAATTACGAAATCGACATTTATAAGATGGGACGCGAAGAAGGAAAGAGTTGGGTGGTAGGTTCCAATCAGATAGCCTATTTACGCCCTGCCTGGTTGATGGAAACGGTTGTTATTGAATCGCAAATGTTAAGTTATAGCGAAACAAGTATTCAGGTGGAGTTGCGAATGTATAATGCTACTAAAACCGAATTAAAATCTGTGATGTGGAGTACTTATGTACATTTCAATCTGTTAAAGCAACGCAAGGAAATCCATTCCGAAGATTTTATGCAGCTTTTTGAAAACGTTGTTACTCCAACCGAGGAAGCCACCTTCGAAGCGCGAATTTCGAGCCTGAAGTCACAGAAAATAACTACTTCGTAG